The following coding sequences lie in one Amycolatopsis cihanbeyliensis genomic window:
- the glpK gene encoding glycerol kinase GlpK, protein MAQKYVMAIDQGTTSTRCILFDHRARLVSVAQREHHQHFPKPGWVEHDAVEIWRNVDRIVPQALREAGIEANRIAALGITNQRETTVLWDRHTGVPVSRAIVWQDTRTDELVDRLGAAPGAEQVRERCGLPLATYFSAPRVCWLLEHVPGLRERAERGDVLFGTMESWLIWNLTGGTDGGVHVTDVTNASRTLLMNLGTLDWDEELLCFFGIPRRMLPEIRSSTEVYGDTRRVVPGIRIAATLGDQHAALFGQTCFAPGEAKCTYGTGSFLLMNTGTEPVHSTHGLLTTVAFRIGDEPARYALEGSIAITGSLVQWFRDGLGLITSAPEIETLARTVEDNGGCYIVPAFSGLFAPHWRSEARGIIVGLTSYITKGHLARAVLEATGWQTREVVDAMNADSGLRMAELKVDGGMTADHLLMQFVADVLAVPVMRPMVAETVSLGAAYAAGLAVGYWPDLEGLRRNWHRAAQWLPRMEERRRAEEYASWQRAVELTFGWMRPHRAGG, encoded by the coding sequence ATGGCACAGAAGTACGTGATGGCGATCGACCAGGGAACCACCTCGACCCGGTGCATCCTGTTCGACCACCGCGCCAGGCTGGTGTCCGTGGCACAGCGTGAGCACCACCAGCACTTCCCCAAGCCGGGCTGGGTCGAACACGACGCCGTGGAGATCTGGCGGAACGTGGACCGGATCGTGCCGCAGGCGCTGCGCGAGGCGGGTATCGAGGCGAACCGGATCGCCGCGCTGGGTATCACCAACCAGCGGGAGACCACCGTGCTGTGGGACCGGCACACCGGGGTCCCGGTCAGCAGGGCGATCGTCTGGCAGGACACCCGCACCGATGAGCTCGTCGACCGGCTCGGCGCGGCTCCCGGTGCGGAACAGGTCCGGGAACGCTGCGGGCTGCCGCTGGCCACGTACTTCTCCGCGCCGCGGGTCTGCTGGCTGCTGGAGCACGTTCCCGGGCTGCGCGAGCGCGCGGAACGCGGGGACGTGCTGTTCGGCACCATGGAAAGCTGGCTGATCTGGAACCTGACCGGCGGGACGGACGGTGGCGTGCACGTCACCGACGTCACCAACGCCAGCCGCACCCTGCTGATGAACCTCGGCACCCTGGACTGGGACGAGGAGCTACTGTGCTTCTTCGGCATCCCACGCCGGATGCTCCCGGAGATCCGGTCCTCCACGGAGGTGTACGGGGACACCCGCAGGGTGGTGCCCGGCATCCGCATCGCCGCCACCCTCGGCGACCAGCACGCCGCCCTGTTCGGGCAGACCTGCTTCGCGCCGGGCGAGGCGAAATGTACCTACGGAACCGGCAGCTTCCTGCTGATGAACACCGGAACCGAACCGGTGCACTCCACCCACGGCCTGCTCACCACGGTCGCCTTCCGGATCGGCGACGAGCCGGCGCGCTACGCCCTCGAGGGCTCGATCGCGATCACCGGATCCCTGGTGCAGTGGTTCCGGGACGGGCTCGGACTGATCACCAGCGCCCCGGAGATCGAGACGCTGGCCCGCACGGTGGAGGACAACGGAGGCTGCTACATCGTGCCCGCGTTCTCCGGGCTGTTCGCCCCGCACTGGCGCAGTGAGGCACGCGGCATCATCGTCGGGCTCACCTCCTACATCACCAAGGGCCACCTCGCCCGCGCGGTGCTGGAGGCCACCGGCTGGCAGACCCGCGAGGTGGTGGACGCGATGAACGCCGACTCCGGCCTGCGCATGGCCGAGCTCAAGGTGGACGGCGGGATGACGGCCGACCACCTGCTGATGCAGTTCGTCGCGGACGTGCTCGCCGTGCCGGTGATGCGCCCGATGGTCGCCGAGACGGTGTCGCTGGGCGCGGCCTACGCGGCCGGGCTCGCCGTCGGCTACTGGCCGGACCTGGAGGGCCTGCGACGCAACTGGCACCGGGCCGCGCAGTGGCTGCCACGGATGGAGGAGCGGCGCAGGGCCGAGGAGTACGCCAGCTGGCAGCGCGCCGTCGAACTCACCTTCGGCTGGATGCGCCCGCACCGCGCGGGCGGCTGA
- the glpK gene encoding glycerol kinase GlpK: protein MSDFIASIDQGTTSTRFMVFDRGGNEIARHQLEHEQIFPQAGWVEHNPTEIWERTRAVIETAMNKANLRASDLVALGVTNQRETTVVWNRRTGRPYCNAIVWQDTRTDRIAATLERDGRGEVIRRKAGLPPATYFSAGKLQWILENVEGVREAAEAGEAIFGTTDSWLLWNLTGGVDGGVHVTDPTNASRTMLMNLETWDWDDELLSFFDIPRRMLPFILPSSNPELYGTTRADGPLRGEVPLAGDLGDQQAATVGQLCFRPGEAKNTYGTGNFLLLNTGHELVRSQHGLLTTVCYQFGEEKPVYALEGSIAVTGSAVQWLRDQLGIIGGAAQSEALAGQVEDNGGVYFVPAFSGLFAPYWRSDARGALLGLSRYSTNAHVARATLEAICYQTRDVVEAMTADSGVSLDVLRVDGGVTANQLCMQLQADILGVPVSRPVVAETTALGAAYAAGLAVGFWRSTDELEQNWQEDRRWRPTWTDRQRDRGYAGWQKAVSRTLDWVEIEE from the coding sequence ATGAGCGACTTCATCGCCAGCATCGACCAGGGCACCACCAGTACCCGGTTCATGGTGTTCGACCGTGGCGGCAACGAGATCGCGCGGCACCAGCTGGAGCACGAGCAGATCTTCCCGCAGGCCGGCTGGGTCGAACACAACCCGACGGAGATCTGGGAGCGCACCCGCGCGGTGATCGAGACCGCGATGAACAAGGCGAACCTGCGGGCGAGCGACCTCGTCGCACTCGGGGTGACCAACCAGCGGGAGACCACCGTGGTGTGGAACCGCCGGACCGGGCGGCCCTACTGCAACGCCATCGTCTGGCAGGACACTCGCACCGACCGGATCGCGGCCACGCTGGAGCGGGACGGCCGCGGCGAGGTCATCCGGCGCAAGGCGGGCCTGCCCCCGGCGACCTACTTCTCCGCGGGCAAGCTGCAGTGGATCCTGGAGAACGTCGAGGGGGTCAGGGAGGCAGCCGAGGCGGGGGAGGCGATCTTCGGCACCACGGACAGCTGGTTGCTGTGGAACCTCACCGGCGGGGTGGACGGCGGGGTGCACGTCACCGACCCGACCAACGCCAGCCGCACCATGCTGATGAACCTGGAGACCTGGGACTGGGACGACGAGCTGCTGTCGTTTTTCGACATCCCGCGGCGGATGCTGCCGTTCATCCTGCCCTCGTCCAATCCCGAGCTGTACGGGACGACCAGGGCGGACGGCCCGCTGCGCGGTGAGGTCCCGCTCGCGGGCGACCTCGGGGACCAGCAGGCAGCCACCGTGGGGCAGCTGTGTTTCCGGCCGGGGGAGGCCAAGAACACCTACGGCACCGGAAACTTCCTGCTGCTGAACACCGGGCACGAGCTGGTCCGTTCCCAGCACGGCCTGCTCACCACGGTCTGCTACCAGTTCGGCGAGGAGAAGCCGGTGTACGCGCTGGAGGGTTCCATCGCGGTGACCGGCTCGGCCGTGCAGTGGCTGCGCGACCAGCTCGGCATCATCGGCGGCGCGGCGCAGAGCGAGGCGCTGGCCGGCCAGGTCGAGGACAACGGCGGCGTCTACTTCGTACCGGCCTTCTCCGGGCTTTTCGCGCCGTACTGGCGTTCCGACGCCCGCGGCGCGCTGCTCGGGTTGTCCCGTTACAGCACCAACGCGCACGTCGCCAGGGCGACGCTGGAGGCGATCTGTTACCAGACAAGAGATGTGGTCGAGGCGATGACCGCTGACTCCGGCGTGAGCCTGGACGTGTTGCGGGTGGACGGTGGCGTCACGGCCAACCAGCTCTGCATGCAACTGCAGGCGGACATTCTCGGCGTCCCGGTGTCCCGCCCGGTGGTCGCCGAGACGACCGCGCTGGGCGCGGCCTACGCCGCCGGGTTGGCCGTCGGGTTCTGGCGGTCCACCGACGAGCTGGAGCAGAACTGGCAGGAGGACCGGCGCTGGCGGCCGACGTGGACCGACCGGCAGCGGGACAGGGGCTACGCGGGCTGGCAGAAGGCGGTCTCGCGAACCCTGGACTGGGTCGAGATCGAGGAATGA
- a CDS encoding IclR family transcriptional regulator: MPGPVQSIERAAAILRLLARGSGRLGVGEIASSLELAKGTAHGILRTLQAVGFVEQDPATGKYQLGAALLHLGTSYLDVNELRSRAINWADALASRSGEAVRIGAVAEGSVLVVHHVFRPDDTLQTLDVGTLLPLHATALGKVLLAYDTDLAATVQRGALESFTRRTIGGTQALARVLAEVRDAGWAAEVEESMPGEAGIAAPIRSYGGLVVGAIGVSGAVERICDSRSRPNSTVVGYVRDAARAVSRDLGAAR; encoded by the coding sequence GTGCCTGGTCCGGTCCAATCCATCGAGCGCGCGGCGGCGATCCTGCGACTGCTCGCCCGCGGCTCGGGACGCCTCGGCGTCGGCGAGATCGCCAGTTCGCTGGAACTGGCGAAGGGAACCGCGCACGGCATCCTCCGTACCCTGCAGGCGGTCGGCTTCGTCGAGCAGGACCCCGCCACCGGCAAGTACCAGCTCGGCGCCGCGCTGCTGCATCTTGGCACCAGCTACCTGGACGTCAACGAGCTCAGGTCAAGGGCGATCAACTGGGCGGACGCGCTCGCCTCGCGCAGCGGGGAGGCGGTGCGCATCGGCGCGGTTGCCGAGGGCAGCGTGCTGGTCGTGCACCACGTGTTCCGCCCGGATGACACGCTCCAGACACTCGACGTCGGCACCCTGCTCCCGCTGCACGCCACCGCGCTGGGCAAGGTGCTGCTCGCCTACGACACCGACCTCGCCGCTACCGTGCAGCGCGGCGCGTTGGAGTCATTCACCCGGCGCACCATCGGTGGCACGCAGGCGCTCGCCCGCGTACTGGCCGAGGTGCGGGACGCCGGCTGGGCCGCCGAGGTCGAGGAGTCGATGCCAGGCGAGGCCGGTATCGCGGCACCGATCCGCTCCTACGGGGGGCTCGTGGTCGGCGCGATCGGGGTGTCCGGTGCCGTGGAACGGATCTGCGACTCCCGCTCCCGGCCGAACTCCACTGTGGTCGGCTATGTCCGGGACGCGGCGCGCGCGGTGTCCCGCGATCTCGGGGCTGCCAGGTAA
- a CDS encoding MIP/aquaporin family protein — translation MVERLKARGLVGEMAAEFAGTFILIMFGCGVVAQVAAAEIGDHDSIAWAWGLGVILGVYVASRVSGGHINPAVTVALAVFRDFPWRKVGPYALAQTAGAFVAALLVRWNYSEILSSVDPEHTVETQGVFSTLPGNGVLPISDLGAFRDQIIGTAILLFLVVAITDMRNLAPPPFLAPVVVGFVVVGIGMAWGSAAGYAINPARDFGPRLASYLTGYGTAWLDQHGHPYFWVPIAGPLIGGIIGVGAYRLLIGRFLPPAEPPLEPAPVPAATAQKA, via the coding sequence ATGGTCGAACGTCTCAAGGCCCGTGGGCTCGTCGGCGAGATGGCCGCCGAGTTCGCCGGCACGTTCATCCTCATCATGTTCGGATGCGGGGTCGTGGCCCAGGTCGCCGCGGCCGAGATCGGCGATCACGACAGCATCGCCTGGGCCTGGGGACTCGGCGTGATCCTCGGGGTCTATGTCGCCTCGCGGGTCAGCGGTGGGCACATCAACCCCGCGGTCACCGTGGCGCTCGCGGTGTTCCGCGACTTCCCGTGGCGCAAGGTCGGCCCGTACGCGCTGGCGCAGACAGCGGGCGCGTTCGTGGCCGCGTTGCTGGTCCGGTGGAACTACTCCGAGATTCTGTCCAGTGTGGATCCGGAGCACACCGTCGAGACGCAGGGCGTGTTCTCCACCCTGCCCGGCAACGGGGTGCTGCCGATCAGCGACCTCGGTGCCTTCCGGGACCAGATCATCGGTACCGCGATCCTGCTGTTCCTGGTGGTGGCCATCACCGATATGCGCAACCTCGCCCCGCCACCCTTCCTCGCCCCGGTGGTGGTCGGTTTCGTCGTGGTCGGCATCGGAATGGCCTGGGGCAGCGCCGCGGGTTACGCGATCAACCCGGCCCGCGACTTCGGACCCCGGCTCGCCTCGTACCTCACCGGGTACGGCACGGCCTGGCTGGACCAGCATGGCCATCCCTATTTCTGGGTCCCGATAGCCGGGCCACTGATCGGCGGCATCATCGGCGTCGGGGCCTACCGCCTGCTCATCGGGCGTTTCCTGCCGCCGGCCGAACCGCCGCTCGAACCCGCCCCCGTCCCGGCCGCGACTGCCCAGAAAGCCTGA